In a single window of the Osmerus eperlanus chromosome 4, fOsmEpe2.1, whole genome shotgun sequence genome:
- the LOC134018511 gene encoding thyrotropin subunit beta-like, which yields MLGVFTCGLLGVLMGAMGVVCDCMLENYTLLIEKHGCDQCMAVNTTICSGFCHSQDTNVKGRVGKSYLIQQGCMPHTLAYRAAHVPGCQQNISSLLYYPESRSCHCARCDGHTHHCVHRRQAHPIPSSCPFRQPARRNRTRAGKRSRPSKN from the exons ATGTTGGGTGTGTTCACCTGTGGGCTGCTGGGTGTGTTGATGGGGGCCATGGGAGTGGTGTGTGACTGCATGCTGGAGAATTACACCCTGCTCATCGAGAAACATGGATGCGATCAGTGTATGGCGGTCAACACCACTATCTGCAGCGGCTTCTGTCACTCCCAG GATACCAACGTTAAGGGGCGGGTGGGTAAGAGCTACCTGATCCAGCAGGGTTGCATGCCCCACACTCTGGCCTATCGGGCAGCCCATGTGCCAGGCTGCCAacagaacatcagctccctgctCTACTACCCCGAGTCCCGAAGCTGCCATTGTGCCCGCTgcgatggacacacacaccactgtgtcCACAGGCGCCAGGCCCACCCTAtccccagctcctgccccttcAGGCAGCCCGCGAGGAGGAACAGAACGCGTGCAGGCAAGAGGAGCCGTCCCTCCAAGAACTGA
- the LOC134018512 gene encoding mitochondrial glutamate carrier 1-like isoform X2 yields the protein MAQQQISLPAKLINGGIAGIVGVTCVFPIDLAKTRLQNQRCGQLLYKNMMDCLMKTVRSEGYFGMYRGAAVNLTLVTPEKAIKLAANDFFRHQLSKDGGRLTVSKEMLAGCGAGMCQVIITTPMEMLKIQLQDAGRLVAQQRVMPNMVPVLKVGGANAVLRRSYTAGPAPQVLRASATQITRELLRTKGITGLYQGLGATLMRDIPFSVVYFPLFAHLNQLGERSSQDTSVPFYWSFLSGCLAGSTAAVAVNPCDVIKTRLQSLSKGANEETYGGVVDCISKILKKEGPGAFLKGAGCRALVIAPLFGIAQVMYFVGVGEFLLGYTPYNIYSA from the exons ATGGCCCAGCAACAGATCAG cctCCCAGCCAAACTGATCAACGGGGGGATAGCAGGCATAGTAGGAGTCACTTGTGTGTTCCCCATCGACCTGGCCAAGACTCGTCTGCAGAACCAACGATGTGGGCAGCTGCTCTATAAGAACAT GATGGACTGTCTCATGAAGACGGTGAGATCAGAGGGCTACTTTGGAATGTACAGAG GAGCTGCAGTGAACCTTACCCTGGTGACCCCAGAGAAGGCCATCAAACTGGCCGCCAACGACTTCTTCCGCCACCAGCTTAGTAAAGACGG tggcaGGCTGACGGTCTCCAAAGAGATGCTGGCGGGATGTGGAGCAGGGATGTGCCAGGTCATCATCACCACCCCCATGGAGATGCTGAAGATCCAGCTGCAAGATGCCGGCAGGCTTG TGGCGCAGCAGAGAGTCATGCCCAACATGGTGCCCGTCCTGAAGGTGGGAGGAGCCAACGCCGTTCTGAGACGCTCGTACACGGccggccccgccccccaggTGCTGCGAGCGTCGGCCACCCAGATCACCAGGGAGCTGCTGAGAACCAAGGGCATCACAGGCCTGTACCAGGGGCTGGGGGCCACCCTgatgag gGACATTCCATTCTCGGTGGTCTATTTCCCGCTCTTCGCCCACCTGAACCAGCTGGGTGAGCGCTCGTCCCAGGACACCAGCGTTCCTTTCTACTGGTCCTTCCTGTCTGGCTGCTTGGCCGGGTCGACTGCCGCCGTGGCGGTCAACCCTTGCGACG TGATCAAAACCAGGCTCCAGTCGCTgagcaagggagccaatgaggaGACCTACGGCGGAGTGGTAGACTGCATcag tAAGATATTGAAGAAGGAGGGTCCAGGAGCGTTCCTGAAGGGCGCAGGCTGCAGGGCGTTGGTCATCGCCCCTCTGTTCGGAATAGCCCAGGTCATGTACTTTGTAGGCGTGGGGGAGTTTCTGCTAGGATACACGCCTTACAACATCTACTCTGCCTAA
- the LOC134018513 gene encoding thyrotropin subunit beta-like: protein MLGVFTCGLLGVLMGAMGVVCDCMLENYTLLIEKHGCDQCMAVNTTICSGFCHSQDTNVKGRVGKSYLIQQGCMPHTLAYLAAHVPGCQQNISSLLYYPESRSCHCARCDGHTHHCVHRRQAHPIPSSCPFRQPARRNRTRAGKRSRPSKN, encoded by the exons ATGTTGGGTGTGTTCACCTGTGGGCTGCTGGGTGTGTTGATGGGGGCCATGGGAGTGGTGTGTGACTGCATGCTGGAGAATTACACCCTGCTCATCGAGAAACATGGATGCGATCAGTGTATGGCGGTCAACACCACTATCTGCAGCGGCTTCTGTCACTCCCAG GATACCAACGTTAAGGGGCGGGTGGGTAAGAGCTACCTGATCCAGCAGGGTTGCATGCCCCACACTCTGGCCTATCTGGCAGCCCATGTGCCAGGCTGCCAacagaacatcagctccctgctCTACTACCCCGAGTCCCGAAGCTGCCATTGTGCCCGCTgcgatggacacacacaccactgtgtcCACAGGCGCCAGGCCCACCCTAtccccagctcctgccccttcAGGCAGCCCGCGAGGAGGAACAGAACGCGTGCAGGCAAGAGGAGCCGTCCCTCCAAGAACTGA